The following are from one region of the Gryllotalpicola protaetiae genome:
- a CDS encoding NAD(P)/FAD-dependent oxidoreductase — protein MNTYRIVVVGGGYVGVAAARKIARRVGPGQASVTLITAHETFDERPRWHQLATGQAVDALPMGSLVGDGVELRIAFATGLDLLRRAVLLAGGESVAYDSLVLTLGSSVDLTGSRVPGVAELAHGVTDPAAVSRLARELSALPDASAVVVVGGGLTGIELSTEIAETHPRLAVTIASPAEPGTWLSSRARRHLARAFVRLGVRQLRGRVARVGADAVTLATGASVPSALTVWAGGFRANPLLEASGLAVDARGRALTDAAFRSVSHPEVWVAGDAGAIAGPWGPSLAMGARIAPYLTGPLAASVEAALAGREPTPLRFSYQAECISLGRRDGILQLFHGDQSPRSLALTGRAAARSKELILGLGRWLLRHPGFTVPGSGPAAHDAAHGEMIAA, from the coding sequence ATGAACACATATCGCATCGTTGTCGTCGGCGGCGGGTACGTGGGGGTCGCGGCCGCCAGGAAGATCGCACGGCGGGTGGGGCCGGGGCAGGCATCCGTCACCCTCATCACCGCGCACGAGACCTTCGACGAGCGGCCGCGCTGGCATCAGCTGGCGACCGGCCAGGCCGTCGACGCATTGCCGATGGGCTCGCTCGTCGGCGACGGGGTCGAGCTGCGGATCGCGTTCGCCACCGGCCTCGATCTTTTGCGGCGCGCGGTGCTGCTCGCAGGCGGCGAGTCGGTGGCGTACGACTCGCTCGTTCTCACGCTCGGCAGCTCCGTCGACCTGACGGGTTCACGCGTGCCGGGTGTCGCCGAGCTCGCGCACGGCGTCACCGACCCTGCCGCCGTGAGCCGGCTGGCGCGCGAGTTGAGTGCGCTGCCGGACGCCTCAGCCGTTGTCGTCGTCGGCGGCGGGCTCACGGGCATCGAGCTCTCGACCGAGATCGCCGAGACGCACCCGCGCCTCGCGGTCACGATCGCGAGCCCCGCCGAGCCCGGGACGTGGCTCAGCAGCCGGGCGCGGCGGCATCTCGCGCGCGCCTTCGTCCGGCTCGGGGTTCGGCAGCTGCGCGGGCGGGTCGCGCGGGTGGGTGCAGATGCGGTCACTTTGGCGACGGGCGCGTCCGTTCCGTCTGCGCTCACGGTGTGGGCGGGCGGATTCCGCGCGAACCCCCTGCTGGAAGCATCCGGCCTCGCTGTCGACGCACGCGGGCGCGCGCTGACCGATGCGGCGTTCCGCTCCGTGTCGCACCCGGAGGTGTGGGTCGCGGGCGATGCGGGCGCGATCGCCGGGCCGTGGGGTCCGTCGCTCGCGATGGGCGCGCGTATCGCGCCGTATCTCACCGGGCCGCTCGCCGCATCGGTCGAGGCCGCGCTCGCCGGGCGCGAGCCCACGCCTCTGCGGTTCTCCTACCAGGCGGAGTGCATCAGCCTCGGGCGGCGGGACGGCATTCTGCAGCTGTTCCACGGCGACCAGTCGCCGCGGTCGCTCGCGCTGACCGGGCGCGCGGCGGCCCGCTCGAAAGAGCTGATTCTGGGGCTCGGCCGCTGGCTGCTGCGGCACCCCGGCTTCACGGTTCCGGGCAGCGGGCCGGCCGCGCACGATGCGGCGCATGGCGAGATGATCGCTGCATGA
- the sigJ gene encoding RNA polymerase sigma factor SigJ produces MMDASEQLRRVAFGVGYRMLGSVADAEDIAQESLARLLASGDAPANAEAWVTTVATRLSIDQLRSARRQREQYFGEWLPEPLVDGGAERATDASGHAELADDLSLAFLVLLETLSPTERAAFLLHDVFDFSYGETARALERPSEASVRQLVSRARARISERMPRYEVSSDEQSRLVDRFIAACEQGEVAPFVELLAADVVFTGDGGGKVPPGFAISRPVRGLQAVAKVFASFSRRAVFPAHLEAASIGGAPGVVVIADLPRGGGLMGVLGFAMRAGRIAEIDGVVNPEKLGHLAGVYGGLADYSVVSRL; encoded by the coding sequence ATGATGGATGCTTCCGAGCAGCTGCGCCGGGTCGCGTTCGGCGTCGGGTATCGCATGCTCGGCTCCGTCGCCGATGCGGAGGACATCGCGCAGGAGTCGCTTGCACGCCTGCTCGCCTCGGGTGATGCGCCCGCAAACGCCGAGGCGTGGGTGACGACCGTCGCGACGCGGCTGTCGATCGACCAGCTGCGCTCGGCGCGGCGGCAGCGCGAGCAGTATTTCGGGGAATGGCTGCCGGAGCCGCTCGTGGATGGCGGGGCTGAACGGGCGACGGATGCCTCGGGCCATGCGGAGCTCGCCGACGACCTCTCTCTTGCGTTCCTCGTGCTGCTCGAGACGCTGTCGCCGACCGAGCGGGCGGCGTTCCTGCTGCACGACGTGTTCGACTTCTCCTACGGGGAGACGGCGCGGGCGCTGGAGCGGCCGAGCGAGGCATCCGTTCGTCAGCTCGTGTCGCGTGCACGCGCGCGAATATCTGAGCGGATGCCGCGCTACGAGGTCTCCAGCGATGAACAGAGCAGGCTCGTCGACCGGTTCATCGCAGCGTGCGAGCAGGGCGAGGTCGCGCCGTTCGTCGAGCTGCTGGCTGCGGACGTGGTGTTCACGGGCGACGGTGGCGGGAAGGTGCCGCCCGGGTTCGCGATCTCACGGCCGGTGCGGGGGCTGCAGGCGGTTGCGAAGGTGTTCGCGTCGTTCTCGCGGCGGGCGGTTTTCCCGGCGCATCTTGAGGCGGCGTCGATCGGCGGGGCACCCGGCGTCGTGGTGATCGCGGACCTGCCGCGCGGCGGCGGGCTCATGGGCGTGCTGGGGTTCGCGATGCGCGCGGGGCGGATCGCCGAGATCGACGGGGTGGTGAACCCGGAGAAGCTGGGGCACCTCGCCGGGGTGTACGGCGGGTTGGCGGACTACTCAGTGGTGTCGCGTCTGTGA
- a CDS encoding HNH endonuclease signature motif containing protein, producing the protein MSSVLEAVRGATRVVASALPCAEQIAQLRDPDVIALMAELGALARKVAATSSLAATDIDRRSARELGAAGLAQSNGLRNGPEFVQKLTGSSIAEARKLVHTGGLLETAESVVPVTGSEPGPRDLAALEALPGGWEAPIAVAVRNEWLSVDQSEALRSGLGSPRSAGLADDWRHAALALIDAAWASEWTAEDLGRAAGRVRASLDAKAADADASARFEARSLKRRQLRSGNWKWDLELDPETDAALWGPLSRRLSPRLGGPRFRTEEEIARAAELDQDPRTNEQLLVDEFTGIFAAGVAAEAAAGAFGKAEPHVSIVVTTDELRKAKDATPGDAAGVAWVGGGQPVSARAALRSICTGTFTPALFDESGAAIDVGRDQRLFTAKQRRAMAVRDGGCRWPGCTRPPGECEAHHDNPWGESPLNRKTETKDGILLCKFHHLTVHNHGARISRQGSVYFLHWPGRPPVPLSSKSGVMAQLDVATRQGA; encoded by the coding sequence ATGAGTTCGGTGCTTGAGGCGGTGCGAGGGGCGACCAGGGTGGTCGCCTCCGCGCTGCCCTGCGCCGAGCAGATCGCACAGCTGCGCGACCCCGACGTGATTGCGTTGATGGCCGAGCTCGGCGCGCTCGCACGGAAAGTGGCTGCGACCAGTTCACTCGCAGCCACCGACATCGACCGGCGCTCGGCGCGCGAACTGGGCGCGGCCGGGCTCGCCCAGTCGAACGGCCTGCGGAACGGGCCGGAGTTCGTGCAGAAGCTGACGGGGTCGTCGATCGCCGAGGCGAGGAAACTGGTGCACACCGGCGGGTTGCTTGAGACGGCCGAGTCGGTGGTTCCCGTCACCGGCTCCGAGCCGGGGCCGCGCGATCTCGCCGCGCTCGAGGCGCTCCCCGGCGGGTGGGAGGCGCCGATCGCCGTCGCCGTGCGCAACGAGTGGCTGTCGGTCGACCAGAGCGAGGCGCTGCGCTCGGGGCTGGGCTCGCCACGATCGGCGGGGCTCGCCGACGACTGGCGGCACGCCGCGCTCGCTCTCATCGACGCGGCATGGGCGTCCGAATGGACCGCGGAAGATCTGGGGCGCGCCGCCGGGCGCGTGCGTGCGAGCCTCGACGCGAAGGCCGCCGACGCCGATGCGAGCGCCCGATTCGAGGCGCGATCGCTCAAGCGGCGGCAGCTGCGCAGCGGGAACTGGAAGTGGGACCTCGAGCTCGACCCCGAGACCGATGCGGCGCTGTGGGGTCCGCTGAGCAGGCGGCTCTCGCCGCGGCTCGGCGGCCCCAGGTTCCGCACCGAGGAAGAGATCGCGCGAGCGGCGGAACTCGATCAGGACCCGCGCACCAACGAGCAGCTGCTCGTCGACGAGTTCACCGGCATCTTCGCCGCAGGGGTCGCTGCAGAGGCGGCGGCGGGCGCATTCGGGAAGGCCGAGCCGCACGTCTCGATCGTCGTCACGACCGATGAGCTGCGGAAGGCGAAGGACGCGACACCCGGCGACGCGGCCGGCGTAGCCTGGGTCGGCGGCGGTCAGCCGGTGTCGGCGAGGGCCGCGCTGCGGTCGATCTGCACCGGAACCTTCACACCGGCGCTGTTCGACGAGAGCGGTGCGGCGATAGACGTCGGAAGGGACCAGCGGCTGTTCACCGCGAAGCAGCGCCGGGCGATGGCGGTACGCGACGGCGGGTGCCGCTGGCCGGGCTGCACCAGGCCGCCGGGCGAGTGCGAGGCGCACCATGACAATCCGTGGGGCGAGAGCCCGCTGAACCGGAAGACGGAGACGAAAGACGGAATCCTGCTCTGCAAATTCCATCATCTGACCGTCCACAATCACGGTGCGCGGATTTCGCGGCAGGGGTCTGTCTACTTCCTGCACTGGCCGGGGCGGCCGCCGGTGCCGTTGAGTTCGAAGTCCGGCGTGATGGCTCAGCTAGACGTTGCGACCCGACAGGGCGCATGA